GCGATATACACGTTCGCGAATGGGCAGGTGAGCAGGAGCGCCTATGCCTAGAGTTTGTTCACAGGACTGCAAAATGTGAATTTTAACGGCCATCATGCGCTCGTTTGTGGTCTGAGATTCAAGACTTGAGGTTGATAACCCATAGGTTTGTTCAACCTCCATGAGTAGGTACTGACCGATCCTCCGTAGGCGGGGGTAGAAGGTACTGGGATCGCTAGATACCGCTGTTGCAAGGTTGAGCGATCGCTCTAGGCGGGTTAGCGCACGATGAATCACCAAATCCATTGGGCTAGTGTACTGATATTTAATGGTCACGGGTACGACGTACAGATTCGGAAGCGATGACTCTTGTTTGTACAGTCGGTTCAAAGTCTGGAGGGCAATTTGCACGGCTCCAGTTCGAAATGGCATGACCGTATCGTTTTGAAACGAACATCCACCTTCCGGAAACATGACTAAATGGCAACCCGGTTGCATGAGTAAATCAATCGTTTGTTGGACGCTGGCACGATCGCCCAATCCCCGTCTGACGGAATAGGCTCCAAGCCACTGAATGAGTCGCCCTTCTAGCCCTTTGAAGCGTTCGTAGGCCGCGAGGTAATAAAACGATTGTTGTAATCGAGCAGAAAGGATAAAAATCGCAATCCAATCGTGAAAGGTGGGATGGTTCGGAAGGAGCAACACTCGTTCGTGTTGCAATGCTTTGAGAATTTCCAGATCCTCAGGTTCTATATCTAGCGTCATGCGATATTGCCAATACCCAAGGGGTTCAGCAATGCGCTGACACATTTGCACAATCGACGGGTTCAATAGGGGGGGATAAAACTCAGCCATGGGGTAGATGCAGCCACGGAAAGAAGCGATCGCTTTAAAGCATAGATTGACTTTCTAATAAAAAGGATGGGCAGGCTGAACCCACACATCCTTTTAACAAACCCTTAGGTGGTCTACAGTTTAATCGGGCAACTATGCGATCGCCCAGAGTCAAATCGCTTACATCATCCCCATGCCGGGCATACCGCCCATACCGCCCATACCGCCCATGCCACCCATGCCGCCCATATCAGGAGCAGCTGCTTTGGGTTCTGGCTTTTCGACAATCAGCGTTTCCGTGGTGACAACCATACCCGCAATCGAACCGGCATCCTGCAATGCCGAACGCACCACCTTCGCCGGGTCAATAATACCTGCGGCAATGAGGTCTTCAAACTCGCCTGTCAGTGCGTTGTAGCCTACGTTGAAATCAAGATCGCGAGCCTTCTCTACGATTACCGAGCCCTCAACTCCCGCATTATCCGCAATTTGACGGAGGGGAGCATCCAGAGCCTTGATCACGATATCAGCGCCGACTTGCTCTTCCGCCGATAGCGACGCCTTGAAATCCGCCAACT
The window above is part of the Synechococcales cyanobacterium T60_A2020_003 genome. Proteins encoded here:
- a CDS encoding 1-acyl-sn-glycerol-3-phosphate acyltransferase → MAEFYPPLLNPSIVQMCQRIAEPLGYWQYRMTLDIEPEDLEILKALQHERVLLLPNHPTFHDWIAIFILSARLQQSFYYLAAYERFKGLEGRLIQWLGAYSVRRGLGDRASVQQTIDLLMQPGCHLVMFPEGGCSFQNDTVMPFRTGAVQIALQTLNRLYKQESSLPNLYVVPVTIKYQYTSPMDLVIHRALTRLERSLNLATAVSSDPSTFYPRLRRIGQYLLMEVEQTYGLSTSSLESQTTNERMMAVKIHILQSCEQTLGIGAPAHLPIRERVYRLQHHLESRAESLTAEEFWTYEAIHQAAARLLNFDAIYDGYVAAHPTPERYLDTIVRIEREVFGIGEPVPKGHRKVMIRLGAPLNLRDYFHNYQAAKILTINHLTHCLHQNVQRNLDRLNQTLMTSRVF